One window of the Anaeromyxobacter dehalogenans 2CP-C genome contains the following:
- a CDS encoding (Fe-S)-binding protein yields the protein MGAGADRALQAAPPARGAARSPADECVHCGFCLPVCPTWQSWQEEMDSPRGRIDLFRGLQEGELAMSDAVAAHFDRCLGCMACLGACPSGVRYDHVIDAARARVEREHRRPALERLHRAFVFSLFPHPGRLRAAALLLWLWRVSGLRWLFRRTGLLRLSRRLEQLEALAPPLALRDVLATIPPATGAHGERRLRVGLVTGCVQKVFFPGVNAATVRVLAAEGVEVVAPPGQGCCGALSVHAGRLDEARRLARALVERFEGLPLDAIVVNAAGCGSHLKDLAHLFEGDPEFAPRAAAFAARVRDASELLAGLPPRAPRAPLAARVAYHSPCHLQHAQGVGGAPRALLATIPGLELVEIADGDQCCGSAGIYNLVQPESASEIGRRKAEAVMATGATVLASANPGCTLHVRRLLEERGAGVEPAHPLELLDRAIQAARRG from the coding sequence ATGGGCGCGGGAGCGGACAGGGCGCTGCAGGCGGCGCCGCCGGCGCGGGGCGCGGCGCGCTCGCCGGCGGACGAGTGCGTGCACTGCGGCTTCTGCCTGCCGGTGTGCCCGACCTGGCAGAGCTGGCAGGAGGAGATGGACTCGCCGCGCGGCCGCATCGACCTCTTCCGCGGGCTGCAGGAGGGCGAGCTGGCCATGTCGGACGCGGTGGCGGCGCACTTCGACCGGTGCCTCGGCTGCATGGCGTGCCTGGGCGCCTGCCCGTCCGGCGTCCGCTACGATCACGTCATCGACGCGGCCCGCGCGCGGGTCGAGCGCGAGCACCGGCGCCCGGCGCTCGAACGGCTCCACCGCGCGTTCGTGTTCTCGCTCTTCCCGCACCCGGGCCGGCTCCGCGCCGCGGCGCTGCTGCTGTGGCTGTGGCGGGTGAGCGGGCTGCGCTGGCTGTTCCGCCGGACCGGGCTCCTGCGCCTGTCCCGGCGCCTCGAGCAGCTCGAGGCGCTCGCGCCGCCGCTCGCGCTGCGCGACGTCCTCGCCACCATCCCGCCGGCCACCGGCGCGCACGGCGAGCGGCGCCTGCGCGTGGGCCTGGTGACCGGCTGCGTGCAGAAGGTGTTCTTCCCCGGCGTGAACGCGGCCACCGTTCGCGTGCTCGCGGCCGAGGGGGTGGAGGTGGTCGCGCCGCCGGGGCAGGGCTGCTGCGGCGCGCTCTCGGTGCACGCGGGCCGCCTCGACGAGGCGCGGCGGCTGGCGCGGGCGCTGGTGGAGCGCTTCGAGGGCCTGCCGCTCGACGCCATCGTGGTGAACGCGGCCGGCTGCGGCTCGCACCTGAAGGACCTCGCGCACCTGTTCGAGGGCGACCCGGAGTTCGCGCCGCGCGCGGCCGCCTTCGCGGCCCGGGTGCGCGACGCCTCGGAGCTGCTCGCCGGGCTCCCGCCCCGGGCGCCCCGCGCCCCGCTCGCAGCCCGCGTCGCCTACCACTCGCCCTGCCACCTCCAGCACGCGCAGGGCGTGGGCGGCGCGCCGCGGGCCCTGCTCGCCACCATCCCGGGCCTCGAGCTGGTCGAGATCGCCGACGGCGACCAGTGCTGCGGCTCGGCCGGCATCTACAACCTGGTCCAGCCGGAGAGCGCGTCGGAGATCGGCCGGCGCAAGGCCGAGGCGGTGATGGCGACCGGCGCGACCGTGCTCGCGAGCGCGAACCCGGGGTGCACGCTGCACGTGCGCAGGCTGCTCGAGGAGCGGGGCGCGGGCGTCGAGCCGGCGCACCCGCTCGAGCTGCTGGACCGCGCCATCCAGGCGGCGCGGCGCGGGTGA
- a CDS encoding CarD family transcriptional regulator, with translation MRGPPARHPNDDAREQLPAPEGIIGIADELKPGDRVVYPNQGVCAVVGWEVKDIAGQKLELVRMTREEDGAAVMVPKGKVPSIGLRRVATGAQMEGVFHYLGAVYDDPELDWKIRHRDNADRLIAGGVLGVAEVVKGLHSLSRLRPLPTKEREQYDNARHLLVHEVSVSLAVPPGLAEDYIDYALMPPAGVKFDLKPPPAPVPLPSRPKKRRVVEEAEEGDLGLGDLGLGDLGIDLEGALEGAEVPGAEAEGAEGAEAGEGEAAGAEGVEAIPGVEEAAPEELPEAEEPVAEEEPEELPVRAPRAAKPARTAEKPGKVEKPEKAAEKKAARPAKPKKAEPEKPAKVEKHAEKPAARKAAAEKPAPAKKAAAKKPAAPKKAPAKKPAAEKPAAKRGGKKK, from the coding sequence GTGAGAGGTCCGCCCGCCCGCCACCCGAACGACGACGCCCGCGAGCAGCTGCCCGCGCCGGAAGGCATCATCGGCATCGCCGACGAGCTCAAGCCCGGCGACCGCGTGGTCTACCCGAACCAGGGTGTCTGCGCCGTGGTCGGCTGGGAAGTGAAGGACATCGCCGGCCAGAAGCTCGAGCTGGTCCGGATGACGCGCGAGGAGGACGGCGCGGCGGTGATGGTGCCGAAGGGCAAGGTGCCGTCCATCGGCCTGCGCCGCGTCGCCACCGGCGCGCAGATGGAGGGCGTCTTCCACTACCTCGGCGCGGTCTACGACGACCCCGAGCTCGACTGGAAGATCCGCCACCGCGACAACGCGGACCGGCTCATCGCCGGGGGCGTGCTGGGCGTCGCCGAGGTGGTGAAGGGGCTGCACTCGCTCTCCCGCCTGCGCCCGCTGCCGACCAAGGAGCGCGAGCAGTACGACAACGCGCGCCACCTGCTCGTGCACGAGGTGTCGGTGTCGCTGGCCGTGCCGCCCGGGCTGGCCGAGGACTACATCGACTACGCGCTCATGCCGCCGGCGGGCGTGAAGTTCGACCTGAAGCCGCCCCCTGCGCCGGTCCCCCTGCCCTCGCGCCCGAAGAAGCGGCGCGTGGTCGAGGAGGCGGAGGAGGGCGATCTCGGGCTCGGCGATCTGGGCCTGGGCGACCTGGGCATCGACCTCGAGGGCGCGCTCGAGGGCGCGGAGGTGCCCGGGGCCGAGGCCGAGGGCGCCGAAGGTGCCGAGGCGGGCGAGGGCGAGGCCGCCGGCGCCGAGGGCGTCGAGGCCATCCCGGGCGTCGAGGAGGCTGCGCCCGAGGAGCTCCCGGAGGCCGAGGAGCCGGTCGCGGAGGAGGAGCCCGAGGAGCTGCCCGTGCGCGCGCCCCGCGCCGCGAAGCCGGCCCGGACCGCCGAGAAGCCGGGCAAGGTCGAGAAGCCGGAGAAGGCGGCCGAGAAGAAGGCCGCGCGCCCGGCGAAGCCGAAGAAGGCGGAGCCGGAGAAGCCGGCCAAGGTCGAGAAGCACGCCGAGAAGCCGGCCGCGCGCAAGGCCGCGGCCGAGAAGCCGGCGCCGGCGAAGAAGGCCGCCGCGAAGAAGCCCGCAGCGCCGAAGAAGGCGCCCGCGAAGAAGCCCGCCGCCGAGAAGCCGGCCGCCAAGCGCGGAGGGAAGAAGAAGTGA
- a CDS encoding YkgJ family cysteine cluster protein: MLDEAVARCREAVGALAQRGLAGADEAGLAALLDGVERAVAAALDAARPSGTPVPACGPGCSSCCVLNVGTLPVEGAVAAARLRAGLEPGAAAALGARLLAFHDRVRWLEDRERIAGRVACPLLDGAGRCAIHPARPLACRSVSAVDRGDCRTALALAAADGDDDGEDGRAPVVRMDVAQRALYLEALDALAGALARRGLDARRRDVSGMVGHFLARPGALDAWLAGAPLPLD; encoded by the coding sequence GTGCTCGACGAGGCCGTGGCGCGTTGCAGGGAGGCGGTCGGGGCGCTGGCGCAGCGCGGCCTGGCCGGCGCGGACGAGGCGGGGCTGGCCGCGCTGCTCGACGGCGTGGAGCGCGCGGTGGCGGCGGCGCTCGACGCGGCGCGGCCGTCCGGCACGCCGGTTCCGGCCTGCGGGCCGGGCTGCTCGAGTTGCTGCGTGCTCAACGTGGGCACGCTGCCGGTGGAGGGGGCGGTGGCCGCGGCGCGGCTGCGGGCAGGGCTGGAGCCGGGCGCGGCGGCGGCGCTCGGCGCGCGGCTGCTCGCGTTCCACGACCGCGTCCGCTGGCTGGAGGATCGCGAGCGGATCGCCGGAAGGGTGGCCTGCCCGCTGCTCGACGGCGCGGGCCGCTGCGCCATCCACCCGGCGCGGCCGCTCGCGTGCCGGAGCGTGAGCGCGGTGGACCGGGGCGACTGCCGGACGGCGCTGGCCCTGGCCGCCGCCGACGGGGACGACGACGGCGAGGACGGCCGCGCGCCGGTGGTGCGCATGGACGTGGCGCAGCGCGCGCTCTACCTCGAGGCGCTGGACGCGCTGGCGGGCGCGCTCGCCCGGCGCGGCCTGGACGCGCGGCGGCGGGACGTGTCGGGGATGGTCGGGCACTTCCTGGCGCGGCCGGGCGCCCTCGACGCGTGGCTCGCCGGTGCGCCGCTCCCGCTCGACTGA
- a CDS encoding glycosyltransferase family 39 protein, whose translation MTPALRQLPARVAAGLRSGRRRIALAWAAATLAALVALAGGPGISRDEADVVAAAGRVAEGWRTAAGHPLAALTGLEAARARSGGRPLPPLAPAVAAAGHAAGRAVGLSHQRAYRLGAAAAGALLSALLALAGHALAGPAGAALAPAMYWLAPRTLLSGAVALADGFAALLWLAAFWAYRRAAAAPDRLLRLRAAALAGLAFGAALATRLDAWVILPTLALHALLVRLLRPRAAEPAAEAAPVGIEARLRGVPVAIAAMAVLGPLALVALWPWLWPDPLHRALLAARAARAGAGEALAAGLPRPLLPLAVTAFAVPLAPLVAAAGGALQALARAARALRRGSGFALSDEILLLLGAAAPLAAAASGIVPALPGVRAWLPAFPFLALLGTRALLDAARIAWPARAAPLAAALALLVLYPAVRQAAHAWPWASSSWSALGGGTPGAASRGLARQDGGEAAAAVLDALAARARPGARVYWPRTAEAAIDVYRRDGRLRADLRRAESPEEADVAVVAVDGAARDAEYRTWAAFRDARPVAGAFLDEVPLVLVYARPGAWR comes from the coding sequence GTGACCCCCGCCCTGCGCCAGCTCCCCGCCCGCGTCGCCGCGGGCCTCCGCAGCGGGCGGAGGAGGATCGCGCTCGCCTGGGCCGCCGCCACGCTCGCGGCGCTCGTCGCGCTCGCCGGCGGGCCCGGCATCTCGCGCGACGAGGCGGACGTCGTCGCCGCGGCCGGGCGCGTGGCCGAGGGCTGGCGCACCGCCGCGGGCCACCCGCTCGCCGCGCTCACCGGGCTCGAGGCCGCCCGGGCCCGGTCCGGCGGGCGCCCGCTGCCGCCGCTCGCGCCGGCCGTGGCCGCCGCGGGCCACGCCGCCGGGCGCGCGGTGGGCCTCTCGCACCAGCGCGCCTACCGGCTCGGCGCCGCGGCCGCGGGCGCGCTGCTGTCGGCGCTGCTCGCCCTGGCCGGCCACGCGCTCGCCGGCCCCGCCGGCGCGGCGCTCGCGCCCGCGATGTACTGGCTCGCGCCGAGGACGCTCCTCTCCGGCGCGGTGGCGCTCGCGGACGGCTTCGCCGCGCTGCTCTGGCTGGCCGCGTTCTGGGCCTACCGCCGCGCGGCCGCCGCACCGGACCGGCTGCTCCGGCTGCGCGCCGCCGCGCTCGCCGGGCTCGCGTTCGGCGCGGCGCTCGCGACCCGGCTCGACGCCTGGGTGATCCTGCCCACGCTCGCGCTGCACGCGCTGCTGGTGCGCCTGCTGCGCCCGCGCGCCGCCGAGCCCGCCGCGGAGGCGGCGCCGGTCGGGATCGAGGCGCGGCTGCGCGGGGTGCCGGTCGCGATCGCCGCGATGGCGGTGCTCGGCCCGCTCGCCCTGGTCGCGCTGTGGCCCTGGCTCTGGCCCGACCCGCTCCACCGGGCGCTGCTCGCGGCGCGGGCCGCGCGCGCCGGCGCGGGCGAGGCGCTCGCCGCCGGGCTGCCCCGGCCGCTCCTGCCCCTCGCCGTCACGGCCTTCGCGGTCCCGCTGGCGCCGCTCGTCGCGGCCGCGGGCGGCGCGCTGCAGGCGCTCGCGCGCGCGGCCCGGGCGCTGCGGCGCGGGAGCGGGTTCGCGCTGTCCGACGAGATCCTGCTGCTCCTCGGCGCCGCGGCGCCGCTCGCCGCGGCGGCGTCCGGGATCGTCCCTGCGCTCCCCGGCGTGCGCGCCTGGCTGCCGGCGTTCCCGTTCCTCGCGCTGCTCGGCACGCGCGCGCTCCTCGACGCGGCGCGGATCGCGTGGCCGGCGCGCGCGGCGCCGCTGGCCGCGGCGCTCGCGCTCCTCGTGCTCTACCCCGCCGTCCGCCAGGCCGCGCACGCCTGGCCCTGGGCGTCGTCCTCCTGGAGCGCGCTCGGCGGCGGCACGCCGGGCGCCGCCTCGCGCGGGCTGGCGCGCCAGGACGGCGGCGAGGCGGCCGCGGCGGTGCTGGATGCGCTGGCGGCGCGCGCGCGGCCCGGCGCGCGGGTGTACTGGCCCCGCACCGCCGAGGCGGCGATCGACGTCTACCGGCGCGACGGGCGGCTCCGGGCCGACCTGCGCCGCGCGGAGTCGCCGGAGGAAGCGGACGTCGCGGTGGTGGCGGTGGACGGCGCGGCCCGCGACGCCGAGTACCGCACCTGGGCGGCGTTCCGCGACGCGCGGCCGGTGGCCGGCGCCTTCCTCGACGAGGTGCCGCTGGTGCTCGTGTACGCGCGCCCGGGCGCGTGGCGCTGA
- a CDS encoding Hsp20/alpha crystallin family protein codes for MAKPMKHDHGKEPKERGRLAALRESMPALPPWMERIDELVGERWSAFWPVLRLGEELAFKVPPVDVYEDGRDLVLKAELPGLRREDIKVEITGDLVTLSGKKEKEERIERKDYHRVERATGAFTRTVRLPVEIAVDRVTAKFTEGVLEIRAPMAGEGKGHGRKIEVT; via the coding sequence ATGGCGAAGCCGATGAAGCACGACCACGGCAAGGAGCCGAAGGAGCGCGGCAGGCTCGCGGCCCTGCGCGAGAGCATGCCGGCGCTTCCGCCGTGGATGGAGCGGATCGACGAGCTGGTCGGGGAGCGCTGGTCCGCGTTCTGGCCGGTGCTGCGGCTGGGCGAGGAGCTGGCGTTCAAGGTGCCGCCCGTGGACGTGTACGAGGACGGCCGCGACCTGGTCCTGAAGGCGGAGCTGCCCGGCCTGCGGCGCGAGGACATCAAGGTGGAGATCACCGGGGACCTCGTGACGCTCTCCGGGAAGAAGGAGAAGGAGGAGCGGATCGAGCGCAAGGACTACCATCGCGTCGAGCGCGCGACGGGCGCGTTCACGCGCACGGTCCGGCTGCCGGTGGAGATCGCGGTGGATCGCGTGACCGCGAAGTTCACCGAGGGCGTCCTCGAGATCCGCGCGCCCATGGCCGGCGAGGGCAAGGGGCACGGGCGGAAGATCGAGGTGACGTGA
- a CDS encoding dicarboxylate/amino acid:cation symporter → MPSHRRMLIAVVGGAVLGALANALGAGAPWLDVAVRDVAQPIGQLFIRLLFMLVVPLLFSALVLGVADLELRHLGRLGARMLGYTAAVSSIAVLIGVTLVNVLGPGRGLPDAVREAARGAATIKPAPLPGGDSVSGFVLALVPDNPVKAAATGDLMGLIVFALLFGVALAMTDTPGARALKAALQGLYDVSMKLIEGVLWLAPVGVGALLFVMAARLGAAVVRPIAAYVGVVVLGLALHQFVVYSLSVKLFGGMSPRAFFSGVRLAMVTAFSTASSSATLPTALRVAEENLRLPRHVARFVLTAGSAMNQNGSALFEGVTVLFLAQVYGVELSLGQQAVAVGIAVLAGIGTAGVPAASMPFIAMILGILGIPVEGIGLVLGVDRFLDMCRTTVNVTGDLAAAVFVARGEPSEAAGAAAGVPPAP, encoded by the coding sequence ATGCCCTCGCATCGCAGGATGCTGATCGCCGTGGTCGGGGGCGCCGTGCTCGGCGCGCTCGCGAACGCGCTGGGCGCCGGCGCGCCCTGGCTCGACGTCGCGGTGCGCGACGTGGCCCAGCCCATCGGGCAGCTCTTCATCCGGCTCCTGTTCATGCTGGTGGTGCCGCTCCTGTTCTCGGCGCTGGTGCTGGGCGTCGCCGACCTCGAGCTCCGCCACCTGGGCCGCCTGGGCGCGCGGATGCTCGGCTACACCGCGGCGGTGTCGTCCATCGCGGTGCTCATCGGCGTGACGCTCGTGAACGTGCTCGGGCCCGGCCGCGGCCTGCCCGACGCGGTGCGCGAGGCGGCGCGCGGCGCCGCGACCATCAAGCCAGCCCCGCTGCCGGGCGGCGACTCGGTGTCCGGCTTCGTCCTCGCGCTCGTCCCGGACAACCCGGTGAAGGCGGCCGCCACCGGCGACCTCATGGGCCTCATCGTGTTCGCGCTGCTGTTCGGCGTGGCGCTCGCCATGACCGACACGCCGGGGGCGCGCGCGCTGAAGGCGGCGCTGCAGGGGCTCTACGACGTCTCGATGAAGCTCATCGAGGGCGTGCTGTGGCTCGCGCCCGTCGGCGTGGGCGCGCTGCTGTTCGTCATGGCGGCCCGGCTCGGCGCCGCGGTGGTCCGGCCCATCGCCGCCTACGTGGGCGTGGTGGTGCTCGGGCTCGCGCTGCACCAGTTCGTCGTCTATTCGCTGTCGGTGAAGCTGTTCGGCGGCATGAGCCCGCGCGCGTTCTTCTCGGGCGTGCGGCTCGCCATGGTGACGGCGTTCTCCACCGCCTCGTCGTCGGCCACGCTCCCCACCGCGCTCCGGGTGGCCGAGGAGAACCTGCGCCTGCCCCGGCACGTGGCGCGCTTCGTCCTCACCGCCGGCTCCGCCATGAACCAGAACGGCTCCGCGCTGTTCGAGGGCGTCACGGTGCTGTTCCTGGCGCAGGTCTACGGCGTCGAGCTGTCGCTCGGGCAGCAGGCCGTCGCGGTGGGGATCGCCGTCCTGGCCGGCATCGGCACGGCCGGCGTGCCGGCCGCCTCCATGCCCTTCATCGCGATGATCCTCGGCATCCTCGGCATCCCGGTGGAGGGCATCGGCCTGGTGCTCGGGGTGGATCGCTTCCTCGACATGTGCCGGACGACCGTGAACGTCACCGGCGATCTCGCCGCGGCGGTGTTCGTCGCGCGGGGCGAGCCCTCCGAGGCGGCCGGCGCGGCCGCCGGGGTGCCACCCGCGCCGTAG
- a CDS encoding FAD-linked oxidase C-terminal domain-containing protein, which produces MSSALARRLAAALGRAHVIADPAELRVYACDGITHGRTTPALVALPGSTEEVVEVVNAAREAGVPLVPRGAGTGLSGGARPSPGSIVVSLARMRRILELDLENGWARVEPGVINLDVSRAVAGAGWYYAPDPSSQGVCSIGGNVAENSGGAHCLKYGFTTNHVLAARVVLSDGSVVDLGGPAADAPGYDLLAAMVGSEGLLGIATEATLRLLRKPEVTRTFFATFPSTDEAGAAVSGIIAAGILPAAIEMMDRLAIVAAKAATGLDWPDVGAALLMDADGPRAEVEHVSARAIELARAAGALEIRVPRDEAERQLMWKGRKSAFAAVGRISPNYLVEDGVIPRSEIARVLREIERMAGEAGLRVANVFHAGDGNLHPLVLYDARNPGEEERAAALGGEILRLCIRSGGSITGEHGVGAEKAAYMAEQFAPEDLETMQRVRCAFDGAALMNPGKVFPTPRLCGERPGPYRPHPAEVAGLAERW; this is translated from the coding sequence GTGAGCAGCGCCCTCGCCCGACGCCTCGCCGCCGCGCTGGGCCGGGCGCACGTGATCGCGGACCCGGCGGAGCTGCGGGTGTACGCGTGCGACGGGATCACCCACGGTCGAACCACGCCGGCGCTGGTGGCGCTGCCGGGCTCGACCGAGGAGGTGGTCGAGGTGGTGAACGCGGCGCGCGAGGCGGGCGTGCCGCTGGTGCCGCGCGGCGCCGGCACCGGGCTCTCCGGCGGCGCGCGCCCGTCGCCGGGGTCGATCGTGGTCTCGCTCGCGCGCATGCGGCGCATCCTCGAGCTGGACCTCGAGAACGGCTGGGCGCGCGTCGAGCCGGGCGTCATCAACCTCGACGTCTCGCGCGCGGTGGCGGGCGCGGGCTGGTACTACGCGCCCGACCCGTCCTCGCAGGGCGTGTGCTCGATCGGCGGCAACGTGGCCGAGAACTCGGGCGGCGCCCACTGCCTCAAGTACGGCTTCACCACCAACCACGTGCTGGCCGCGCGGGTGGTCCTCTCCGACGGCAGCGTGGTGGACCTGGGCGGCCCGGCGGCGGACGCGCCGGGCTACGACCTGCTCGCGGCGATGGTGGGCAGCGAGGGGCTGCTGGGCATCGCCACCGAGGCGACGCTGCGCCTGCTGCGCAAGCCCGAGGTGACGCGCACCTTCTTCGCCACGTTCCCCTCCACCGACGAGGCGGGCGCGGCGGTGTCGGGCATCATCGCGGCGGGGATCCTGCCCGCCGCCATCGAGATGATGGACCGGCTCGCCATCGTGGCGGCGAAGGCCGCGACCGGCCTGGACTGGCCGGACGTGGGCGCGGCGCTCCTCATGGACGCGGACGGCCCGCGCGCCGAGGTCGAGCACGTCTCGGCGCGCGCCATCGAGCTCGCCCGCGCCGCCGGCGCGCTCGAGATCCGGGTGCCGCGCGACGAGGCGGAGCGCCAGCTCATGTGGAAGGGGCGCAAGAGCGCCTTCGCCGCGGTGGGCCGGATCAGCCCGAACTACCTGGTCGAGGACGGCGTCATCCCGCGCTCGGAGATCGCGCGCGTGCTGCGCGAGATCGAGCGCATGGCCGGCGAGGCGGGGCTGCGCGTGGCGAACGTCTTCCACGCGGGCGACGGCAACCTCCACCCGCTGGTGCTGTACGACGCGCGCAACCCGGGCGAGGAGGAGCGAGCGGCGGCGCTGGGCGGCGAGATCCTCCGGCTCTGCATCCGCAGCGGCGGCTCGATCACCGGCGAACACGGGGTGGGCGCGGAGAAGGCCGCGTACATGGCGGAGCAGTTCGCCCCGGAGGACCTCGAGACGATGCAGCGGGTCCGCTGCGCCTTCGACGGCGCGGCCCTCATGAACCCGGGCAAGGTGTTCCCCACGCCGCGGCTGTGCGGCGAGCGGCCCGGCCCCTACCGCCCCCATCCCGCCGAGGTGGCCGGGCTCGCGGAGCGCTGGTGA
- a CDS encoding hydrogenase maturation protease produces the protein MKIVALALGTSLRGDDAAGLAVARGLEALVPGLQVVEIPELVPDHAEVVASADGVLFLDTSVAGTPGEVCATRLSPRPARAAVIHTLMPEEVLGLARALFGRVPPAALVTVAGRDFAFGDALSPEVEAALPLARERAREMVAGFRL, from the coding sequence ATGAAGATCGTCGCCCTGGCCCTCGGGACCTCGCTGCGCGGAGACGACGCGGCCGGGCTGGCGGTGGCGCGCGGGCTCGAGGCGCTGGTCCCGGGCCTCCAGGTGGTGGAGATCCCCGAGCTCGTCCCGGACCACGCCGAGGTGGTGGCCTCCGCCGACGGGGTGCTGTTCCTGGACACCTCGGTGGCCGGCACGCCCGGGGAGGTCTGCGCCACGCGCCTCTCGCCCCGCCCGGCGCGCGCGGCGGTGATCCACACGCTCATGCCGGAGGAGGTGCTGGGGCTGGCGCGTGCGCTGTTCGGCCGCGTGCCCCCCGCCGCCCTGGTGACCGTGGCCGGGCGCGACTTCGCGTTCGGTGACGCGCTCTCCCCCGAGGTGGAGGCGGCGCTGCCGCTGGCGCGGGAGCGCGCGCGGGAGATGGTGGCGGGCTTCCGCCTGTAG
- a CDS encoding FAD-binding oxidoreductase: MSAAPRPAGAADAVAGVVPRLAVEPATLDEAAEAMRALAADRLAVAFVGGGTDLGLGAPPARLDAVLHTRRLDRVREHAPSDQIVAVEGGMTLAALQDHLAPHGQRLALDPPLAARATVGGIVAANAFGPRRARFGAVRDLVIGMTVVRADGVVARGGGKVVKNVAGFDLPRLFCGSLGTLGLVAEVVFRLHPLPESSATVAVPGLGAPACRALARAVLDARLEPVAVVARRDGGHYRLGLRFEGFGPGVRDQSERALALAAAQGTPGERLGGADEAALWARQDAVRVAGDVRLRAAFQPAALATAAGALERVAGALAGGGLLLHPTLGIGIVSGTLQDPALAAVAIEAARGAVAAGHGSVVIAEAPAALRARVDPWGPPPAALELMRRLKRELDPDDRLAPGRLPGGI, from the coding sequence GTGAGCGCCGCGCCTCGGCCCGCGGGCGCCGCCGACGCGGTGGCCGGCGTGGTGCCGCGCCTGGCGGTCGAGCCCGCGACGCTCGACGAGGCGGCCGAGGCGATGCGCGCGCTCGCCGCCGACCGGCTCGCGGTGGCGTTCGTGGGCGGCGGCACGGATCTCGGGCTGGGCGCGCCGCCCGCCCGGCTCGACGCGGTGCTGCACACGCGCCGGCTCGACCGCGTCCGGGAGCACGCGCCCTCCGACCAGATCGTCGCGGTGGAGGGCGGGATGACGCTCGCCGCGCTCCAGGACCACCTCGCGCCCCACGGGCAGCGGCTCGCCCTCGACCCGCCGCTCGCGGCGCGCGCCACGGTGGGCGGCATCGTGGCGGCGAACGCGTTCGGGCCGCGCCGCGCGCGCTTCGGCGCGGTGCGCGACCTCGTCATCGGCATGACCGTCGTCCGCGCCGACGGCGTGGTGGCGCGCGGCGGCGGCAAGGTGGTGAAGAACGTGGCCGGCTTCGACCTTCCGCGGCTCTTCTGCGGCTCGCTGGGCACGCTGGGGCTGGTGGCGGAGGTGGTGTTCCGGCTGCACCCGCTCCCCGAGTCCTCGGCCACGGTGGCGGTGCCGGGGCTGGGCGCGCCGGCCTGCCGCGCGCTGGCGCGGGCGGTGCTCGACGCGCGGCTCGAGCCGGTGGCGGTGGTGGCGCGGCGCGACGGCGGGCACTACCGGCTCGGCCTCCGGTTCGAGGGCTTCGGCCCGGGCGTGCGGGATCAGTCGGAGCGCGCGCTGGCGCTGGCGGCGGCGCAGGGCACGCCGGGGGAGCGGCTGGGCGGCGCCGACGAGGCGGCGCTCTGGGCGCGCCAGGACGCCGTCCGCGTGGCGGGCGACGTGCGGCTCCGGGCGGCGTTCCAGCCCGCGGCGCTGGCGACCGCGGCCGGCGCGCTGGAGCGGGTGGCGGGCGCGCTCGCCGGCGGCGGCCTCCTGCTCCACCCGACCCTCGGGATCGGGATCGTCTCGGGCACGCTCCAGGATCCGGCGCTCGCCGCGGTCGCCATCGAGGCGGCGCGCGGCGCGGTGGCGGCCGGGCACGGCTCGGTGGTGATCGCGGAGGCGCCCGCGGCGCTTCGCGCCCGGGTGGACCCATGGGGCCCGCCGCCGGCGGCGCTCGAGCTGATGCGGCGGCTGAAGCGGGAGCTCGATCCGGACGACCGGCTCGCGCCGGGCCGCCTGCCAGGGGGGATCTGA
- a CDS encoding archaemetzincin, translating into MIRVVTLDPVDPTDMAALIRTLYQAFGLGTEFAGEKPVPAEAEGKDGRLDAITLLREVEPVRTFADDKVLYIAGAPLSLPPGPLGEPPCWGFADYGKERAVITTAKLPARGVTEASIETYRRRLAREAIHAIGHLWDLHHCVDARCAMHPSWSPSLAANPDSDLCTFCREKSERKIRLAKT; encoded by the coding sequence GTGATCCGCGTCGTGACGCTCGACCCGGTCGATCCGACCGACATGGCGGCCCTCATCCGGACGCTGTACCAGGCGTTCGGCCTCGGGACCGAGTTCGCCGGCGAGAAGCCGGTGCCGGCCGAGGCGGAGGGCAAGGACGGGCGGCTCGACGCCATCACGCTGCTGCGCGAGGTGGAGCCGGTCCGCACCTTCGCCGACGACAAGGTCCTGTACATCGCGGGCGCGCCGCTCTCGCTCCCGCCCGGACCGCTCGGCGAGCCGCCCTGCTGGGGCTTCGCCGACTACGGCAAGGAGCGCGCGGTGATCACCACCGCGAAGCTGCCGGCGCGCGGCGTGACCGAGGCGTCGATCGAGACGTACCGGCGCCGGCTGGCGCGCGAGGCGATCCACGCCATCGGGCACCTGTGGGACCTGCACCACTGCGTGGACGCGCGCTGCGCGATGCACCCGTCGTGGTCGCCGTCGCTCGCCGCGAACCCGGACTCGGACCTCTGCACCTTCTGCCGCGAGAAGAGCGAGCGGAAGATCCGGCTCGCCAAGACCTAG